In Myxococcus stipitatus, the following are encoded in one genomic region:
- a CDS encoding DUF3817 domain-containing protein, giving the protein MLKTPLGRFRAVALLEGLSFVVLLFIAMPLKYAADMPMAVRFTGMAHGLLFVLYLFALMEVAIALRWSFSRVAVAFGASLVPFGNFLLDARLRKDAGGA; this is encoded by the coding sequence ATGTTGAAGACCCCTCTTGGACGATTTCGCGCGGTGGCCTTGCTGGAAGGCTTGTCGTTCGTCGTGTTGCTGTTCATCGCCATGCCGCTGAAGTACGCGGCGGACATGCCGATGGCGGTGCGTTTCACGGGCATGGCGCACGGACTGTTGTTCGTGCTGTATCTGTTCGCGCTGATGGAGGTGGCCATCGCGCTGCGCTGGTCCTTCTCCCGCGTGGCGGTGGCATTCGGCGCGTCGCTGGTGCCCTTCGGCAACTTCCTGCTCGACGCGAGGCTGCGCAAGGACGCCGGCGGCGCGTAG
- a CDS encoding TIGR02265 family protein: MERGTWNTPEAVQRELDSRLALVQSTEHIRGMHFAAVLDTVRFLGGEQAVKHIMDAGDYPADLDPTELYPVPPFLRLFFAATHLLTPQLGGAEEAMRQIGVQGTLAFVRSMFGTEVRQQVGGDPKLLVNMLPEAYRMAIDFGELQVEWTGSRAGLIHMRRIFTPVAYNEGMLEGALQAVGAQDIRVQGRQTSLLDSEYTLSWDD, from the coding sequence ATGGAACGCGGAACGTGGAACACGCCGGAAGCAGTGCAGCGCGAGCTGGATTCGCGCCTGGCGCTGGTGCAGTCCACCGAGCACATTCGCGGCATGCACTTCGCCGCGGTGCTCGACACCGTGCGGTTCCTCGGCGGTGAGCAGGCGGTGAAACACATCATGGACGCGGGCGACTATCCCGCGGACCTGGACCCCACCGAGCTGTACCCCGTCCCGCCCTTCCTGCGTCTGTTCTTCGCCGCCACGCACCTGCTCACGCCGCAGCTCGGCGGCGCCGAGGAGGCCATGCGCCAGATTGGCGTCCAGGGCACGCTCGCCTTCGTGCGCTCCATGTTCGGCACCGAGGTTCGTCAGCAGGTGGGCGGAGACCCCAAGCTCCTGGTGAACATGCTCCCGGAGGCCTACCGCATGGCCATCGACTTCGGAGAGCTCCAGGTGGAGTGGACCGGCTCACGCGCGGGGCTCATCCACATGCGCCGCATCTTCACGCCCGTCGCCTACAACGAAGGCATGCTCGAAGGGGCCCTCCAGGCCGTGGGTGCCCAGGACATCCGGGTGCAGGGACGCCAGACGTCGCTGCTCGACAGCGAATACACCCTCTCCTGGGACGACTGA
- a CDS encoding hemerythrin domain-containing protein, with amino-acid sequence MGGPFDILVEEHHALEARFARLVSSAEPEPLSAQRELLVLLRQHTWLEERCLQPWVARVEGRHRARRLAEESLAMRELMDELEEQTLGSAEWQARFLALEDLWVAHFQEEERALLPRLTTVLDPQEQQVLSLELLRARNALRSRGHEGL; translated from the coding sequence ATGGGAGGCCCTTTCGACATCCTGGTCGAGGAGCACCATGCGCTGGAGGCGCGCTTCGCGCGGCTTGTCTCCAGTGCCGAGCCAGAGCCTCTCAGCGCTCAACGGGAGCTGTTGGTGTTGTTGCGACAGCACACGTGGTTGGAGGAGCGTTGTCTTCAGCCGTGGGTGGCCCGAGTCGAGGGTCGTCACCGGGCTCGCCGGCTGGCCGAGGAGTCACTGGCCATGCGTGAGCTCATGGATGAATTGGAGGAACAGACGCTGGGGAGTGCTGAATGGCAGGCCCGCTTCCTGGCGCTCGAGGACCTGTGGGTCGCACATTTCCAAGAAGAAGAGAGGGCATTGTTGCCCAGGCTCACCACGGTGTTGGACCCGCAGGAACAGCAGGTGTTGAGCCTGGAGCTGCTCCGGGCGCGCAATGCACTGCGCTCCCGCGGTCATGAAGGGCTTTGA
- a CDS encoding cell wall protein: MSVDKAFRDMIRNEIEVQLKPLRDVVSRLESGTADLDALRNVAERLAPLAEVVGPLFGAQAPAAKAGRKAVGRPPAAARGAMSAPAAAPVGGKRRGRKPAVATADGSRVCAIIGCGKPSRTKGYCAAHYQKLRMLEKTNRRPSAWVDYAPADSVDDIKLPRGRAASKALAAAAQAANG; encoded by the coding sequence ATGTCCGTGGATAAAGCGTTTCGGGACATGATCCGTAACGAAATCGAGGTCCAGCTCAAGCCGCTGCGCGATGTGGTCTCCCGCCTGGAGTCCGGCACCGCGGACCTGGATGCGCTGCGCAACGTGGCCGAGCGGCTGGCGCCCCTGGCCGAGGTCGTGGGGCCCCTGTTCGGCGCCCAGGCTCCTGCCGCGAAGGCGGGCCGCAAGGCGGTGGGCCGTCCCCCCGCGGCGGCGCGTGGTGCGATGAGCGCCCCCGCGGCGGCTCCCGTGGGTGGCAAGCGCCGGGGCCGCAAGCCCGCGGTGGCCACGGCGGATGGCTCGCGCGTGTGCGCCATCATCGGCTGCGGCAAGCCCAGCCGGACCAAGGGTTACTGCGCCGCGCACTACCAGAAGCTGCGGATGCTGGAGAAGACCAACCGCCGTCCGTCCGCGTGGGTTGACTACGCGCCCGCTGACAGCGTGGATGACATCAAGCTTCCGCGTGGCCGCGCCGCGTCGAAGGCCCTGGCAGCCGCAGCGCAAGCCGCGAACGGTTAA
- a CDS encoding proline dehydrogenase family protein codes for MRDATPRWSRSTLLFLSRQSWLKDQATRVRSLRRLSRRFVAGETLEEALAAVKRLNARGLWASFDHLNETVRDAEETREEVQEYLRLLARIDEAGLQANVSLKLTQCGLLMDRALALENAREVVAEATARGSFVRVDMEHGAVTQATLDLVRKLHAEYGESHVGAVLQSSLRRTEADARALCAERVRIRLCKGAYLERPDIAFPDKRDVDASFVRCMRVLLDSGVYHGIATHDERMLEATLEHAARRGLGREAFELQMLLGIREDLQRRLVQRGYRVRVYVPYGRHWYAYLMRRMAERPANLAFVLRHLTRGRAWEA; via the coding sequence ATGAGAGACGCCACCCCGCGCTGGTCCCGTAGCACCCTGTTGTTCCTTTCGCGCCAGTCCTGGCTGAAGGACCAGGCCACACGCGTGAGGAGCCTGCGCCGGCTCTCCCGTCGCTTCGTCGCCGGAGAGACGCTGGAGGAGGCCCTGGCCGCCGTGAAGCGGCTCAACGCCCGGGGGCTGTGGGCCTCGTTCGACCACCTCAACGAGACGGTGCGCGACGCGGAGGAGACGCGGGAGGAGGTGCAAGAGTACCTGCGGCTGCTCGCACGCATCGACGAAGCGGGCTTGCAGGCCAACGTGTCGCTCAAGCTGACGCAATGCGGGTTGCTCATGGACAGGGCGCTGGCCCTGGAGAACGCCCGCGAGGTGGTGGCGGAGGCGACGGCGCGGGGCTCGTTCGTCCGCGTGGACATGGAGCACGGCGCCGTCACCCAGGCGACGCTGGACCTGGTGCGAAAGCTTCACGCCGAATACGGCGAATCACACGTGGGCGCGGTGCTTCAAAGCAGCCTGCGGCGCACGGAGGCGGATGCCCGGGCGCTGTGCGCCGAGCGGGTGCGCATCCGACTCTGCAAGGGGGCCTACCTGGAGCGTCCGGACATCGCCTTTCCAGACAAGCGAGACGTGGACGCAAGCTTCGTGCGCTGCATGCGGGTGCTGCTCGACAGCGGCGTGTATCACGGCATCGCCACGCACGATGAGCGGATGCTCGAGGCCACGCTCGAGCACGCGGCGCGCAGAGGACTCGGGCGCGAGGCGTTCGAACTCCAGATGCTGCTCGGCATCCGGGAAGACCTTCAACGGCGGTTGGTGCAACGGGGTTACCGGGTGCGCGTCTACGTGCCCTACGGGCGCCACTGGTATGCCTATCTCATGCGCCGCATGGCCGAACGCCCCGCCAACCTCGCGTTCGTGCTGCGCCACCTCACACGAGGCCGCGCGTGGGAGGCCTGA